From the genome of Cydia fagiglandana chromosome 27, ilCydFagi1.1, whole genome shotgun sequence:
CTTCGTCTGACTCTTCAAATCCACCTTCTCACCTTTCTCGTTCAAATGCCTCTGTTTATGCTTAGTCAAATTGGTTTTCTGCACACAACGGTAACTGCATTGGTCGCACGAGAATGGTTTCTGATCCGTGTGCAGATACATATGTTTCACCAAGTTAGGTTTCTGAACGGTGCGGTAGTCACAGTACGGGCAAGCGAACGGCTTGTACCCTGTGTGCGTTCTCTCATGAACGACCAAGTTATTCTTCTGCGCGCACCTATATTCACAATACTGGCACCGGAACGGCTTTTCCTTCATATGAACTAAAATATGTTTAGCCACGTTATTTTTTTGTCCCGACTTGTAATCACAGAATGTACATGAAAACGGCTTTTCTCCAGTATGAGTTCTTTCGTGGATTTTCAATATGGCGGGCGATTGACATCTATAAGGGCATTGGGAGCAGACGAATTTCCCAAGTTTCTCCATAGGATCATTCGCCTCTGTACATGTTTTGGCGTGTTGCTTCAAACCTCTTTTAGTTGAAAAAACATCGTTACATTTATAGCAGGAATACTCTCCTTTTATATTCATAGACAATTCttcagttattttattttgaacgttAGAGTCGTTTTCGTTCTTGGCAACAAAATCGTTCTGATAATTTGAAAATAGAATCTTATTCGTGTCCGGTTTCTGGTTTTCTTTAGGCTCTTCGATTTTTTCTTTCGGTTCTTGtcttaactttttaaattcCTCTGCGTAGGGACTAGCGTTCTCGAATTGTCTATGGACGACTAGGTTCTCAGGGTTGTCTCTGACATTGTTAACGTAGCTTTGCACATAGTTTTGGGGTCTGGGGTAGAGGTCTAGGGAGTTTAAAGCGGGGACCCCCACATGATTGTTGTAGACGTACATTTGGTCTTGATGTATGGTTTGTTGATGCTCCGTGTGAACCGGGATATGACCTGAAACTAAAAGATAGAGAATTGAAGGGGGGGTTGAAGGTatcatttttcatatttttgctcatatctcgaatatctgtacgaatagcattataattacttcggacaaaagtattaacataaaatttcctacaaatttggttttctttatttttactctaccatcaatactttaggagctacaggctgttaaagttaacaAAGAGAATTAGTATAGTTTGTAGCTTTCTAATAGACCCTGACGGCTAATCCTTtctctattgttaagtaaaaccggtCGTGCCACGTGCTCCAACCGGGTGCGTTTCACTGTCATATAACAACTATGAACATTTGGGTGATTCAATTTTAGGgacgaaatatttaatgtatttaatatgGTATATTATACAGCTAGAAATTATGTCATTTTTAACTTATATTGGGTACTggttatattaaatttattttatatctaaCCTTAACTATATCATAGAAAATTATTCCTCTCGTTGGTATACACATTGTTGATTATATTAGTGATATATCGTTCAAAATTATACCATGTTGTTATATCGAATGAAAATAGatcatttattgttatagcgatcattacacacccgtctttttattgaaaaacacttttgaaaattaagccacggcaaatatgtaacaattatgaatcgtaTACGAATATTTACATTCTTTAACTTTCATAatggttactgatttttaaagagtgtttttcaattaaaaggcacatcaagatcgcgtagtctttttctaatgttaaaaaaattaacGATAGTTGAGGTGGTAcattaaaaccggccaagtgcgagtaggattcgcgtttctagggttccgtacataagtccgactcacgcttgactgcacatttctaataggttttcctgtcatctataggtaaagaattattttgagtatttttttcacaattttagacccagtagtttcggagatgaAGGTGGGGGAATGGTCTTTTTTGgctattatcttaaataacttcgaacctatgtattttaaaattataaaaaatatatgtccatctttgggtcactaatttacatatgtgtaccaaatttcaacttaattggtccagtagtttccgagaaaataggctgtgacagacggacagacagacagacgcactagtgatcctataagggttccgttttttccttttgaggtacggaaccctaaaaaccgggcaagtgcgagtcggactcgcgtacgaagggttccgtaccataatgcaaaaaaaaaaacaaaaaaaagcaaaaagaaaacggtcacccatccaagtactgacccctcccgacgttgcttaactttggtcaaaaatcaagtttgttgtatgggagccccatttaaatctttattttattctgtttttagtatttgttgttatagcggcaacagaaatacataatctgtgaaaatttcaactgtctagctatcacggttcgtgagatacagcctggtgacagacggacggacggacagcgaagtcttagtaatagggtcccgttttaccctttgggtacggaaccctaaaaatgtaccccGTAAACTGCAAATTATCAACAGTCCCGACTTACCCATTCCGTTGACATTGATCGCTTGGCTGGCCGGGTTGACGTTCTCGTAGAAGTACTCCTCGTCCTGTTCCAACTTGATGTGGAACGGCAGCGGGATCTGGTGCTGGTGGTCTACCTGCCTGGGTTCTTCTAGCACCATCCTTTAAAAGATTTTGGCAAAAATGTCTTTTTTGCTACAGTCAGCAAAGCAGAAGTTGCTAGGTGGGCCAGATattcaaaataatcttgacgcaactttatttttaagagaataagagcgtgtcaaggtaattttgaacacctcacccgcttagcaacttctgctgctgactgtacaagcttttatcgctgacagtacttttctttccatagacaactaatactcatcaacACAATTATAAAAACCTCAAAAATTATTAGGTGGCATTGTTTTATCAGAGTtgctatggccacctcctgtctccatcatcagatcagctcgatggtaccaaaatattgcattgtaatCCCATTtacatatcgctggcccaatattacagggttctatgttacattttcaagatagttaaaattcgacttaatgtcatgacaatgttcaaatttcagtttgaTGAAAGtgaaacatcatcatcatttcagccataagacgtccactgctgaatataggcttcccccttatggggggtgaatgccataatcgccacgcttggcaggcgggttggcgatcgcagtcgagtacaccgaatttgagggacgctgctgcccgtctaCCGGTGGtctattgggccagcgatatgtatgcaaaatttcagctcaatcggaaatctggaagtgggtcaaatttggCTTCCAAGATTCAAACTCTCACTAATTAACTAAGGCCCAcatgcaccattccactaacccggggttaacaggttaaacctggcgttaccatggttaccagtacaatttgacattaggttaacggtttaactgattaatcccgggttatcggaatggtgcaagtgggcctaactgACATAcatactaacagggcaagttaaccCTGTTCCAGGCCGGACCAATCTAAAATGTTTTCCCGAAAAATTCATACATTCAAATTGAAGACAAGTCGCATTTCCCGAATGTGCAatataatttgaaccttaatatcCGAATggtaaagttgaaattctattgacgcgtatgtggtcgaaatcgtactatgcctggaaaagggttaaatacTATAACCCTGTGTACTCTATAAAAGAGTTTAGTGAATTCATTTTGAAAAAGGAGTATCTGACatattattaatacatataattttaatataatttttaaatctaATGTAATGTATGACGTGCTAAATGTAATGTATATTACATGGTCAAtaaattatcttatcttataagGTCTATAAGTACCCTCTGGGTTGAGTAGTTGGATACTGAAAagcttatattaaaaaaaaaaagttacctCGTCTCCATGATCCCATCCATCTGCCTATCATCCATATGAGCCATCAAATCATGCCCCAGCTCTATACGTCCCAAATTCTGAGGTAACTCCAACCT
Proteins encoded in this window:
- the LOC134677868 gene encoding zinc finger protein 615-like isoform X2, whose translation is MDFVKREDQAIIDDELQQHYKLYMENAQKTHHMETGDYQHALSMEQLHQIQTSINTTIAHNFQLPLSPRQISTLMLKTNHFNQIPAHLPRNLEVDLVQNLNDLTQMRNEDIINQNLRLNELELQAAQNLQLNEQELSRLNQDLRLELPQNLGRIELGHDLMAHMDDRQMDGIMETRMVLEEPRQVDHQHQIPLPFHIKLEQDEEYFYENVNPASQAINVNGMGHIPVHTEHQQTIHQDQMYVYNNHVGVPALNSLDLYPRPQNYVQSYVNNVRDNPENLVVHRQFENASPYAEEFKKLRQEPKEKIEEPKENQKPDTNKILFSNYQNDFVAKNENDSNVQNKITEELSMNIKGEYSCYKCNDVFSTKRGLKQHAKTCTEANDPMEKLGKFVCSQCPYRCQSPAILKIHERTHTGEKPFSCTFCDYKSGQKNNVAKHILVHMKEKPFRCQYCEYRCAQKNNLVVHERTHTGYKPFACPYCDYRTVQKPNLVKHMYLHTDQKPFSCDQCSYRCVQKTNLTKHKQRHLNEKGEKVDLKSQTKPYRPRQKSVKCPQCSYKCVQKSSLDKHIEFKHGAVQNLNVESQVSESEEIQNLSVKKDFECQEKMQVS
- the LOC134677868 gene encoding zinc finger protein 615-like isoform X1, with translation MDFVKREDQAIIDDELQQHYKLYMENAQKTHHMETGDYQHALSMEQLHQIQTSINTTIAHNFQLPLSPRQISTLMLKTNHFNQIPAHLPRNLEVDLVQNLNDLTQMRNEDIINQNLRLNELELQAAQNLQLNEQELSRLNQDLRLELPQNLGRIELGHDLMAHMDDRQMDGIMETRMVLEEPRQVDHQHQIPLPFHIKLEQDEEYFYENVNPASQAINVNGMVSGHIPVHTEHQQTIHQDQMYVYNNHVGVPALNSLDLYPRPQNYVQSYVNNVRDNPENLVVHRQFENASPYAEEFKKLRQEPKEKIEEPKENQKPDTNKILFSNYQNDFVAKNENDSNVQNKITEELSMNIKGEYSCYKCNDVFSTKRGLKQHAKTCTEANDPMEKLGKFVCSQCPYRCQSPAILKIHERTHTGEKPFSCTFCDYKSGQKNNVAKHILVHMKEKPFRCQYCEYRCAQKNNLVVHERTHTGYKPFACPYCDYRTVQKPNLVKHMYLHTDQKPFSCDQCSYRCVQKTNLTKHKQRHLNEKGEKVDLKSQTKPYRPRQKSVKCPQCSYKCVQKSSLDKHIEFKHGAVQNLNVESQVSESEEIQNLSVKKDFECQEKMQVS